In Gordonia phthalatica, one genomic interval encodes:
- the secY gene encoding preprotein translocase subunit SecY — translation MLSPLVATFRTPDLRKKIFYALGILVLYRIGTTLPSPGVDFREINRCVDAASQGDSGQIYSLINMFSGGALLQLSVFAIGIMPYITASIIVQLLTVVIPRFEQLRKEGQSGQNKMTQYTRYLTVALALLQSTGIVALAATGNLLPSSGEDCQPDQILQDTSIIGLSIIVLTMTAGATIVMWFGELITERAIGNGMSLLIFVGIAARIPAEGRTILQQQGGLVFGLMCAAIVVILIAVVFIEMGMRRVPVQYAKRMVGRKMYGGSSTYMPIKVNTAGVIPVIFASSLLYIPQLILQLTGGQNTDGEAAGWKLWLEANLINPSSWFHITFYFLLIIFFTYFYVAVTFNPEERADDMKRYGGFIPGIRPGKPTADYLSYVLSRITLPGSFYLGIISILPNLFLDMSSGSGQNIPFGGTALLIIVVVGLDTIKQVNSQLMQRKYEGFLK, via the coding sequence GTGCTTTCCCCCCTCGTGGCGACCTTCAGGACGCCCGACCTGAGGAAGAAGATCTTCTACGCCCTCGGCATCCTCGTGCTCTACCGCATCGGCACGACGTTGCCGTCCCCCGGCGTGGACTTCCGCGAGATCAACCGGTGTGTGGACGCCGCGAGCCAAGGCGACTCGGGCCAGATCTATTCGCTGATCAACATGTTCTCCGGCGGCGCCCTGCTGCAGCTGTCGGTGTTCGCGATCGGCATCATGCCGTACATCACGGCCAGCATCATCGTCCAGCTGCTCACCGTCGTCATTCCGCGGTTCGAGCAGCTGCGCAAGGAAGGCCAGTCCGGCCAGAACAAGATGACGCAGTACACCCGCTACCTCACGGTGGCGCTGGCACTGCTGCAGTCGACCGGCATCGTGGCCCTGGCCGCCACCGGCAACCTCCTGCCCTCCAGCGGTGAGGACTGCCAACCCGACCAGATCCTGCAGGACACCTCGATCATCGGACTGTCGATCATCGTCCTCACGATGACCGCGGGTGCCACCATCGTCATGTGGTTCGGCGAGCTCATCACCGAGCGCGCGATCGGCAACGGCATGTCGCTGCTGATCTTCGTCGGCATCGCCGCCCGCATCCCGGCCGAGGGGCGCACCATCCTGCAGCAGCAGGGCGGCCTCGTGTTCGGCCTGATGTGCGCCGCCATCGTCGTCATCCTGATCGCCGTCGTCTTCATCGAGATGGGCATGCGTCGCGTGCCGGTCCAGTACGCCAAGCGCATGGTGGGCCGCAAGATGTACGGCGGCTCGTCGACCTACATGCCGATCAAGGTGAACACCGCGGGCGTCATCCCGGTCATCTTCGCCTCGTCGCTCCTGTACATCCCGCAGCTGATCCTTCAGCTGACCGGCGGACAGAACACCGACGGCGAAGCCGCGGGCTGGAAGCTGTGGCTGGAAGCGAACCTGATCAACCCGTCGAGCTGGTTCCACATCACGTTCTACTTCCTGCTCATCATCTTCTTCACATACTTCTATGTCGCGGTCACCTTCAACCCCGAAGAGCGCGCCGACGACATGAAGCGGTACGGCGGCTTCATCCCGGGCATCCGCCCCGGCAAGCCGACGGCCGACTACCTGAGCTACGTGCTCAGCCGGATCACGCTGCCCGGTTCGTTCTACTTGGGCATCATCTCGATCCTCCCGAACCTGTTCCTGGATATGAGCAGTGGCAGCGGTCAGAACATCCCGTTCGGCGGCACGGCATTGCTGATTATCGTGGTCGTCGGCCTCGACACCATCAAGCAAGTGAACAGTCAGTTGATGCAACGCAAGTACGAAGGGTTCCTGAAGTGA
- a CDS encoding phage holin family protein, protein MRAFIIRSGLTGLALWIATLIVPGVDFEFGDIDNWWTKVGVVFLVAVVFGFVNGFIKPIIQILSIPLYILTLGLVHIVINALMLVITSWLTHNVFDIGLVVDDFFWSAVFGAIVVSVVGWFTALIAKDAVENL, encoded by the coding sequence ATGCGCGCATTCATCATCCGCAGCGGCCTCACCGGCCTCGCCCTCTGGATCGCCACGCTGATCGTGCCCGGAGTCGATTTCGAGTTCGGCGACATCGACAACTGGTGGACCAAAGTGGGGGTCGTCTTCCTGGTGGCCGTGGTCTTCGGCTTCGTGAACGGCTTCATCAAGCCGATCATCCAGATCCTGTCGATTCCCCTGTACATCCTCACTCTGGGCCTGGTCCACATCGTGATCAACGCGCTGATGCTGGTGATCACCAGTTGGCTGACCCACAACGTCTTCGACATCGGCCTCGTGGTCGACGACTTCTTCTGGTCCGCGGTCTTCGGTGCCATCGTCGTCTCCGTGGTCGGCTGGTTCACCGCCCTGATCGCCAAGGATGCGGTGGAGAACCTGTGA
- a CDS encoding SIMPL domain-containing protein, protein MSPDRTVAVTGSGQASAVPDVMRLQIGVAVVEPNVSTAMERAGASMRAVIDALLAAGVSRPDLATAQLAVHPQYRTGDDPGISGYEVSNMLTAIVRDLDSAGDALAAAAQAGGDDLRVHGVSLTVDDPTAPLAAARDAAFADARRRAEQFAGLAGVRLGPVLSIREGAAGPGPAPRMAAFAASMPVEAGEQQVSAAVDVVFELI, encoded by the coding sequence GTGAGCCCGGATCGCACCGTCGCCGTCACCGGTTCGGGGCAGGCCTCCGCCGTCCCGGACGTGATGCGCCTGCAGATCGGCGTCGCGGTCGTCGAACCGAATGTGTCGACAGCGATGGAGCGGGCCGGCGCATCCATGCGCGCGGTGATCGACGCTCTGCTGGCCGCAGGCGTCTCCCGCCCCGACCTGGCCACCGCGCAGTTGGCTGTGCACCCGCAGTACCGGACCGGCGACGATCCGGGGATCTCCGGCTACGAGGTCTCCAACATGCTGACCGCGATCGTCCGCGACCTCGACTCCGCAGGCGATGCCCTGGCCGCGGCGGCGCAGGCGGGCGGCGACGACCTCCGCGTCCACGGCGTGTCCCTGACGGTCGACGACCCGACCGCTCCCCTGGCCGCTGCCCGTGACGCGGCCTTCGCCGACGCCCGCCGTCGTGCCGAGCAGTTCGCCGGGCTGGCCGGCGTCCGGCTGGGCCCGGTGCTCTCCATCCGGGAGGGCGCGGCCGGTCCGGGACCCGCGCCGCGGATGGCGGCGTTCGCCGCCTCCATGCCGGTCGAGGCCGGCGAGCAGCAGGTGTCCGCCGCCGTCGACGTCGTCTTCGAGCTGATCTGA
- the rpsH gene encoding 30S ribosomal protein S8, translated as MTMTDPIADFLTRLRNANSAFHDEVSLPSSKIKVNIAEILKREGYITDYRVEDAEVGKKLTVTLKYGPTRERSIAGLRRVSKPGLRVYAKSTNLPKVLGGLGVAIISTSSGLLTDRQAANQGVGGEVLAYVW; from the coding sequence ATGACCATGACTGACCCGATCGCAGACTTCTTGACGCGTCTGCGTAACGCCAACTCGGCGTTCCACGACGAGGTGTCGCTGCCCTCGTCGAAGATCAAGGTGAACATCGCCGAGATCCTCAAGCGTGAGGGCTACATCACCGACTACCGCGTCGAAGACGCCGAGGTCGGCAAGAAGCTCACCGTGACCCTGAAGTACGGCCCCACCCGCGAGCGCAGCATCGCCGGTCTCCGCCGCGTTTCGAAGCCGGGTCTGCGCGTGTACGCAAAGTCCACCAACCTGCCCAAGGTCCTGGGCGGCCTCGGCGTGGCCATCATCTCCACGTCGTCCGGCCTCCTCACCGACCGCCAGGCAGCAAACCAGGGCGTGGGCGGCGAAGTCCTCGCTTACGTCTGGTAG
- the map gene encoding type I methionyl aminopeptidase — MAFRKPKPVPFKSAGELDAMEAAGVIVGRALVAVRDAAKAGVSTLELDAVAEAVIRDAGAVPSFKGYHGFPGSICSSVNDVVVHGIPSKDVVLAEGDLVSIDCGAILDGWHGDSAWTFGIGKLSKADQQLNEATLMSLEAGIAAMIPDSRLTDVSHAIELGTKSAIKKFGRKFGIVDGYGGHGIGREMHMEPFLSNEGKPNRGPLLVVGSTLAIEPMLTLGTEDTTVLEDDWTVITDDGTRAAHWEHTVAVTEDGPRILTPRP; from the coding sequence GTGGCATTCCGTAAGCCGAAACCCGTCCCGTTCAAGTCGGCGGGCGAGCTCGACGCGATGGAGGCGGCCGGCGTGATCGTCGGCCGCGCCCTCGTCGCGGTCCGTGACGCAGCCAAGGCCGGGGTCAGCACCCTGGAGTTGGACGCGGTCGCCGAGGCCGTGATCCGCGATGCGGGCGCGGTGCCCTCGTTCAAGGGCTACCACGGTTTCCCCGGGTCCATCTGCAGCTCGGTCAACGACGTCGTCGTCCACGGCATCCCGTCCAAGGACGTGGTGCTGGCCGAAGGGGACCTGGTCTCCATCGACTGTGGCGCCATCCTCGACGGCTGGCACGGTGACTCGGCGTGGACGTTCGGCATCGGCAAGCTCAGCAAGGCGGATCAGCAGCTCAACGAGGCGACGCTGATGTCGCTGGAGGCAGGCATCGCCGCGATGATCCCGGACAGCCGGCTCACCGACGTCTCCCACGCCATCGAGCTCGGCACCAAGAGCGCCATCAAGAAGTTCGGACGCAAGTTCGGCATCGTCGACGGCTACGGCGGTCACGGCATCGGACGTGAGATGCACATGGAGCCGTTCCTCTCGAACGAGGGCAAGCCGAACCGCGGGCCGCTGCTCGTGGTCGGATCGACTCTCGCGATCGAGCCGATGCTGACGCTCGGCACCGAGGACACCACCGTCCTGGAGGACGACTGGACCGTCATCACCGACGACGGCACCCGGGCCGCGCACTGGGAGCACACCGTCGCCGTGACCGAGGACGGACCGCGCATCCTGACACCGCGTCCCTGA
- the rplF gene encoding 50S ribosomal protein L6, whose product MSRIGKNPIAIPAGVDVTVDGQDVKVKGPKGELSLTVTSPIQVAVEENNIVVTRPNDERENRALHGLNRSLLNNLVVGVTQGYTTKMEIYGVGYRVHAKGKDLEFALGYSHPVPIEAPEGITFQVESPTKFSVSGIDKQLVGQISANIRRLRRPDPYKGKGVRYEGEQIRRKVGKTGK is encoded by the coding sequence ATGTCGCGTATTGGTAAGAACCCCATCGCAATCCCCGCCGGAGTCGACGTCACCGTCGACGGCCAGGATGTCAAGGTCAAGGGACCGAAGGGCGAACTCAGCCTGACCGTCACCTCGCCGATCCAGGTTGCGGTGGAAGAGAACAACATCGTCGTCACCCGGCCGAACGACGAGCGTGAGAACCGTGCACTCCACGGCCTCAACCGCTCGCTGCTGAACAACCTGGTCGTCGGCGTCACGCAGGGCTACACCACCAAGATGGAGATCTACGGTGTCGGCTACCGCGTTCATGCCAAGGGCAAGGACCTCGAGTTCGCCCTCGGCTACAGCCACCCCGTGCCGATCGAGGCTCCGGAGGGCATCACCTTCCAGGTGGAGTCCCCGACCAAGTTCTCGGTGTCGGGTATCGACAAGCAGCTAGTCGGCCAGATCTCGGCGAACATCCGCCGCCTGCGTCGTCCGGACCCGTACAAGGGCAAGGGCGTTCGCTACGAGGGTGAGCAGATCCGCCGCAAGGTCGGAAAGACGGGTAAGTAA
- the rplO gene encoding 50S ribosomal protein L15, producing MTIKLHHLRPAPGAKTEKTRVGRGEGSKGKTAGRGTKGTKARKNVPARFEGGQMPIHMRLPKLKGFTNRNRVEYQVVNVGDISRLFPEGGTIGVADLVAAGAVRKNELVKVLGDGELTVKVDITADKFTGSAKEKIAAAGGTATQA from the coding sequence ATGACCATCAAGCTGCACCACCTTCGCCCCGCACCGGGTGCGAAGACCGAGAAGACCCGCGTGGGTCGCGGTGAGGGTTCCAAGGGTAAGACCGCAGGCCGCGGCACCAAGGGCACCAAGGCGCGCAAGAACGTTCCGGCCCGCTTCGAGGGCGGCCAGATGCCGATTCACATGCGCCTGCCGAAGCTCAAGGGCTTCACCAACCGCAACCGTGTGGAGTACCAGGTCGTCAACGTCGGCGACATCTCCCGTCTGTTCCCGGAGGGTGGCACCATCGGTGTCGCCGATCTGGTCGCAGCCGGCGCCGTCCGCAAGAACGAGCTCGTCAAGGTGCTCGGCGACGGTGAGCTGACCGTGAAGGTCGACATCACCGCCGACAAGTTCACGGGCTCCGCCAAGGAGAAGATCGCCGCTGCCGGCGGCACCGCGACGCAGGCCTGA
- the rplR gene encoding 50S ribosomal protein L18: MSESTVRKPLGKDVSTRRRTATNRRHFRLRKKVNGTAERPRMAVKRSSRHIHVQVIDDLTGHTLAAASSIEADVRAAGGDKSAQAAKVGELVAARAKAAGIEAVVFDRGGKKYHGRIAALADAAREGGLKL, translated from the coding sequence ATGAGTGAATCCACTGTTCGTAAGCCCCTCGGCAAGGACGTCTCGACCCGCCGTCGCACCGCGACCAACCGTCGTCACTTCCGTCTGCGCAAGAAGGTCAACGGCACCGCCGAGCGTCCGCGCATGGCAGTCAAGCGCAGCAGCCGCCACATCCACGTCCAGGTCATCGACGACCTGACCGGCCACACCCTGGCCGCCGCCAGCAGCATCGAGGCTGACGTGCGCGCCGCCGGCGGCGACAAGTCCGCTCAGGCTGCCAAGGTCGGCGAGCTGGTCGCAGCCCGCGCCAAGGCCGCAGGCATCGAGGCTGTGGTCTTCGACCGCGGCGGCAAGAAGTACCACGGTCGCATCGCGGCTCTGGCTGACGCCGCCCGCGAGGGAGGCCTGAAGCTCTGA
- the dtd gene encoding D-aminoacyl-tRNA deacylase, translating into MRAVVQRVSSASVTVDGETVGRLDLSDGRLGLVALVGVTHDDDAAKAAKLADKLWRIRILEGDDGREVSAADLDAPILVISQFTLYANTDKGRRPSWNAAAPGPVAEPLVDAVVDELRALGATVETGRFGAHMHVDLVNDGPVTLVLDV; encoded by the coding sequence ATGCGCGCCGTCGTTCAGCGGGTCAGTTCCGCATCCGTCACCGTCGACGGCGAGACCGTCGGGCGTCTCGACCTCTCCGACGGACGCCTCGGTCTGGTCGCTCTCGTCGGTGTCACGCACGACGACGATGCTGCGAAGGCCGCCAAGCTCGCCGACAAGCTCTGGCGGATCCGGATCCTCGAGGGCGATGACGGCCGCGAGGTCTCCGCCGCCGACCTCGACGCGCCGATCCTGGTGATCAGCCAGTTCACCCTGTACGCCAACACCGACAAGGGCCGACGACCGTCGTGGAACGCTGCCGCGCCCGGCCCGGTCGCCGAGCCGCTGGTCGACGCGGTGGTCGACGAACTGCGGGCGCTCGGCGCGACCGTCGAGACCGGCCGCTTCGGCGCCCACATGCACGTCGACCTGGTCAACGACGGGCCGGTGACGCTGGTCCTGGACGTCTGA
- a CDS encoding glycosyltransferase 87 family protein, translating into MSNPPVVTGSSRRARILLLAAIVLLTVTTTAGVLMNVWHSYLDLHVYRTGARVLLDGHPLYGPMPSVDGTHLPFTYPPLAAMLFTPFAIMPVTLADVLMFAATLAALAVSLWMILDRLTPRTDPPLRVAIVIALTSVFTFLEPVRENLGFGQVNMILMAMVVFDVLCRHPRWPRGLLIGIAVSIKLTPAGFLLYFVLRRDWRAVGWLLAGTVGSIGLAWLISPSDSVQYWFHTLRETGRIGAPYFAGNQSIKGAIFRFGLPDSVSTLLWLGLSAAAVAVAAVWMHRLLAEDRDAVGVGSVLALLVNAAVILLISPVSWSHHWVWAAPALMVAGYAVVTLRVGPPFAAAWTLALVVFAVGPHWLMPARHDAELTWTWWQHLVGNSYVWLTAAVLVAGAVRRRSSTDLRYSPSPSAGHPELR; encoded by the coding sequence GTGTCGAACCCGCCTGTCGTGACCGGATCGTCCCGCCGGGCCCGCATCCTCCTCCTCGCCGCGATCGTGCTGCTGACCGTCACCACGACGGCCGGCGTCCTGATGAACGTCTGGCACAGCTACCTGGATCTGCACGTGTACCGGACCGGTGCGCGCGTCCTGCTAGACGGCCATCCCCTCTACGGACCGATGCCCTCGGTCGACGGCACGCACCTGCCATTCACCTATCCCCCGCTGGCCGCGATGCTGTTCACCCCGTTCGCGATCATGCCGGTGACACTCGCTGACGTCCTGATGTTCGCGGCCACCCTCGCCGCCCTGGCGGTCAGTCTGTGGATGATCCTCGACCGACTCACGCCCCGCACCGATCCGCCCCTGCGCGTCGCGATCGTCATCGCGTTGACCAGTGTCTTCACGTTCCTCGAGCCGGTCCGGGAGAACCTGGGTTTCGGCCAGGTCAACATGATTCTGATGGCGATGGTCGTGTTCGACGTCCTGTGCCGTCACCCCCGGTGGCCCCGCGGGCTCCTCATCGGCATCGCCGTGTCGATCAAACTGACTCCCGCGGGTTTCCTGCTCTACTTCGTGCTGCGCCGCGACTGGCGGGCCGTCGGCTGGCTGCTGGCAGGCACCGTCGGATCCATCGGCCTGGCCTGGCTCATCTCGCCGTCGGACTCCGTCCAGTACTGGTTCCACACGCTGCGGGAGACCGGTCGCATCGGTGCGCCGTACTTCGCGGGAAATCAGTCCATCAAGGGCGCGATCTTCCGATTCGGGCTCCCCGATTCGGTGTCGACCCTCCTGTGGCTGGGACTGTCCGCTGCGGCCGTCGCCGTCGCCGCGGTGTGGATGCACCGGCTGCTGGCGGAAGACCGTGACGCGGTGGGAGTCGGCAGCGTGCTCGCGCTACTGGTGAACGCCGCCGTCATCCTGCTGATCTCGCCGGTCAGCTGGTCGCACCACTGGGTGTGGGCGGCACCGGCCCTCATGGTGGCCGGTTATGCGGTCGTCACCCTCCGCGTGGGCCCGCCGTTCGCCGCCGCCTGGACCCTGGCCCTCGTCGTGTTCGCGGTCGGACCGCACTGGTTGATGCCCGCGCGCCACGACGCCGAGCTGACCTGGACGTGGTGGCAGCACCTGGTCGGCAACAGTTACGTCTGGCTCACCGCCGCCGTCCTGGTGGCCGGCGCCGTCCGCCGACGGTCGTCCACAGATCTTCGGTATTCGCCGTCACCATCGGCTGGTCACCCCGAACTCCGCTGA
- the rpsE gene encoding 30S ribosomal protein S5: protein MPGRQRDGGNGPAGNNSNDNRGERRGRGDRRDNRNREREEKNHLERVVTINRVSKVVKGGRRFSFTALVVVGDGQGLVGVGYGKAKEVPAAIQKGVEEARKNFFRVPLIGGTVTHPVQGEAAAGVVMLRPASSGTGVIAGGAVRAVLECAGVTDVLAKSLGSDNAINVVHATVAALKMLQQPEEVAARRGLPVEDVAPAGMLRARAAAAANKGA from the coding sequence ATGCCCGGACGTCAGCGTGACGGCGGAAACGGACCCGCCGGCAACAACAGCAACGACAACCGCGGCGAGCGCCGTGGACGCGGCGATCGTCGCGACAACCGCAACCGCGAGCGCGAGGAGAAGAACCACCTCGAGCGCGTGGTGACCATCAACCGCGTCTCGAAGGTCGTCAAGGGCGGCCGTCGCTTCAGCTTCACCGCTCTCGTGGTGGTCGGCGACGGTCAGGGCCTGGTCGGCGTCGGCTACGGCAAGGCCAAGGAAGTTCCCGCGGCCATCCAGAAGGGCGTCGAAGAGGCTCGCAAGAACTTCTTCCGCGTTCCGCTCATCGGCGGCACCGTGACCCACCCGGTTCAGGGTGAGGCCGCAGCCGGTGTCGTGATGCTGCGTCCGGCCAGCTCGGGTACCGGTGTCATCGCCGGTGGCGCCGTGCGTGCCGTCCTGGAGTGCGCCGGTGTGACCGACGTCCTCGCGAAGAGCCTCGGCTCGGACAACGCGATCAACGTGGTTCACGCCACCGTCGCCGCACTGAAGATGCTGCAGCAGCCTGAAGAGGTCGCCGCCCGTCGTGGACTTCCCGTCGAGGACGTCGCCCCGGCCGGCATGCTGCGCGCACGCGCCGCTGCCGCAGCCAACAAGGGAGCATAA
- the rpmD gene encoding 50S ribosomal protein L30, translating into MAELKITQIKGTVGTKKNQRDSLRTLGLKGIRKTVTREDTPINRGLINVVRHLVTVEEV; encoded by the coding sequence ATGGCCGAGCTGAAGATCACCCAGATCAAGGGCACCGTCGGTACCAAGAAGAACCAGCGTGACAGCCTGCGCACCCTTGGCCTCAAGGGCATCCGCAAGACCGTCACCCGCGAGGACACCCCGATCAACCGCGGCCTCATCAACGTGGTTCGTCACCTCGTGACAGTCGAAGAGGTTTAG
- a CDS encoding adenylate kinase, producing MRLVILGPPGAGKGTQAELMSEALGIPHISTGDLFRANISQGTPIGVEAKKYLDSGNLVPPEITVNMVRDRVAEPDAAKGFILDGFPRSTEQAVALEGILEELQAKLDGVLSFKVDTEVVVERMLARGRGDDTEEVIRNRMSVYEAETAPLLDHYAGQVTEIDAVGTVDEVHQRVLQALGKA from the coding sequence GTGAGACTCGTCATCCTCGGACCGCCCGGAGCGGGCAAAGGCACACAGGCAGAACTGATGTCGGAAGCGCTCGGCATTCCGCACATCTCCACCGGCGATCTGTTCCGCGCCAACATCTCCCAGGGCACCCCCATCGGTGTCGAGGCGAAGAAGTACCTCGACTCCGGGAACCTGGTCCCGCCGGAGATCACCGTCAACATGGTGCGCGACCGCGTCGCCGAGCCGGATGCCGCCAAGGGCTTCATCCTCGACGGCTTCCCGCGCTCCACCGAGCAGGCGGTCGCCCTCGAGGGCATCCTCGAAGAGCTGCAGGCCAAGCTCGACGGCGTCCTGTCGTTCAAGGTCGACACCGAGGTGGTCGTGGAGCGCATGCTGGCCCGCGGCCGCGGCGACGACACCGAAGAGGTCATCCGCAACCGCATGTCGGTGTACGAGGCCGAGACGGCTCCGCTGCTGGACCACTACGCCGGTCAGGTCACCGAGATCGACGCCGTCGGCACGGTCGACGAGGTGCACCAGCGCGTGCTCCAGGCTCTCGGCAAAGCCTGA
- a CDS encoding type IV toxin-antitoxin system AbiEi family antitoxin domain-containing protein: protein MGTSGENSIAMARLIGLLREQEGAVSRQQVLACGLDSGFIRRRLRRGEWVTVHSGVYITHNGPMTWLQRAWCAILSAEPAALWDESALLVASGRADRLGGTDPIHVAVASGRRMVPKSGVVFHHRLDLAADALPNARPPRLRVEEAVLDVAARATTELAAIAVLADPVQARLTTAERLLAHLERRTRIRRRTLLHDILLDVARGSCSVLEHRFLTQVERAHGLPAPDRQAPTQTARPGFRDLHYPELGLIVELDGRLFDDDALSRFHDMERDLDAAVHLDDRTIRLCWGQAVVRSCSTADRLGVIMNRHGWAGRATPCSSPDCAVR, encoded by the coding sequence ATGGGGACCTCCGGGGAGAACAGCATTGCAATGGCGCGACTGATCGGACTGCTGCGGGAACAGGAGGGAGCGGTATCGCGTCAGCAGGTGCTGGCGTGCGGGTTGGACTCCGGCTTCATTCGCAGACGCCTGCGCCGCGGGGAATGGGTGACGGTCCATTCCGGCGTCTACATCACGCACAACGGGCCGATGACCTGGTTGCAGCGCGCGTGGTGCGCGATCCTGTCGGCAGAGCCCGCAGCACTGTGGGACGAGTCTGCACTGCTCGTCGCGTCAGGGCGAGCGGACCGACTCGGCGGAACCGACCCGATCCACGTCGCCGTGGCTTCCGGCCGACGAATGGTGCCGAAGTCGGGCGTCGTCTTCCACCACCGCCTCGATCTCGCGGCCGACGCCCTGCCGAACGCGCGTCCGCCGCGGCTCCGAGTGGAGGAGGCGGTGCTCGACGTCGCCGCTCGCGCAACGACCGAACTGGCGGCGATCGCGGTGCTCGCCGATCCCGTGCAGGCACGGCTGACGACGGCCGAGCGGCTCCTCGCCCACCTCGAACGTCGGACTCGCATCCGCCGGCGCACACTCCTGCACGACATCCTTCTCGACGTGGCGCGCGGCAGTTGTTCGGTGCTCGAGCATCGCTTTCTCACGCAGGTGGAACGTGCGCACGGCCTGCCCGCTCCCGATCGACAGGCGCCGACGCAGACCGCCCGCCCCGGATTCCGCGATCTGCACTATCCCGAACTGGGGCTGATCGTCGAACTGGACGGCCGACTCTTCGACGACGACGCACTGTCGCGCTTCCACGACATGGAGCGGGATCTCGATGCCGCCGTCCATCTCGACGACCGCACCATCCGACTGTGCTGGGGGCAGGCCGTCGTGCGGTCGTGCTCGACGGCCGACAGGCTGGGCGTCATCATGAATCGCCACGGCTGGGCCGGGCGAGCGACGCCGTGCTCATCACCGGACTGCGCGGTCCGGTGA